A single genomic interval of Penicillium psychrofluorescens genome assembly, chromosome: 2 harbors:
- a CDS encoding uncharacterized protein (ID:PFLUO_003895-T1.cds;~source:funannotate): MLAGKGVRAIAVMWAVTFVSFILVPLRLYTRVYIVKALGVDDHVYNLAWVFLLLYTIFLTIAGVHGFGQSIDTLEMDEAVKAVYMEMIGQTFAVLGMAIAKLSLGIFLLRIVIKEWHRISIWVSMISLFVVSVMTAIIFWVQRLPSESIYDPRVKGRTVVGVTPFSVLLGSWCAAVDFYFALLPWLFIWKLNMKFKEKMSIAIKDTVDLIIWSAVELAVTLICVGIPTVRPLYRVIVHGSSLEGSEGRYVKQEDSAHSSRFRMRNLGKDTSSFRPEQEGHTETYITRDDRSDEEILVSQHGASKNGIRVQEDVRLERH; the protein is encoded by the exons ATGCTGGCTGGCAAAGGTGTTCGTGCCATTGCGGTGATGTGGGCGGTGACTTTTGTCTCTTTTATTCTGGTCCCTCTCCGACTCTATACACGAGTCTACATAGTCAAGGCACTCGGGGTGGACGATCACGTCTACAATTTGGCCTGG GTATTTCTGCTCCTGTACACCATCTTTCTCACGATCGCAGGTGTGCATGGATTCGGACAGTCGATAGACACCTTGGAAATGGATGAGGCCGTGAAGGCCGTGTATATGGAGATGATTGGTCAAACATTTGCCGTGTTGGGAATGGCAATTGCGAAGCTGTCGCTGGGTATCTTCCTGCTCCGCATTGTTATCAAGGAATGGCACCGTATATCAATCTGGGTCTCGATGATCAGCTTGTTTGTTGTGTCGGTGATGACTGCCATAATCTTCTGGGTCCAGCGCCTTCCGTCTGAATCTATATATGACCCTCGCGTCAAAGGGCGTACCGTTGTCGGCGTCACCCCGTTCTCCGTTTTACTTGGAT CCTGGTGTGCTGCTGTGGACTTCTActttgctcttcttccgtGGCTCTTCATTTGGAAGCTTAACATGAAGTTCAAGGAAAAGATGTCTATCGCAATCA AGGATACCGTTGACCTGATAATCTGGTCCGCCGTGGAATTGGCTGTCACCCTCATCTGCGTTGGCATCCCCACCGTCCGCCCCCTTTACCGCGTCATCGTCCATGGATCCAGTCTGGAGGGCTCAGAGGGCAGATATGTCAAGCAGGAGGACTCCGCTCATTCGTCCCGCTTTCGTATGCGAAATCTGGGGAAGGACACTTCGTCTTTTCGTCCTGAACAGGAGGGCCATACCGAGACCTACATTACTCGTGATGACCGG